Proteins from one Patescibacteria group bacterium genomic window:
- a CDS encoding FKBP-type peptidyl-prolyl cis-trans isomerase → MYKIPISLPDGTNINTYLTRDGKLFFPEAIDVDELTEKLAQENSGTNNQNNMELKTEILNEGSGDQLVAPGDNITVDYTGTLEDGTQFDSSVGKDPFTFTIGEGQVIQGWDQGLIGMKVGEERKLTIPSDLAYGSYGSGSIPPNATLIFTVKLISINSGN, encoded by the coding sequence ATGTATAAAATACCAATCTCTCTGCCAGATGGCACTAACATAAATACTTATCTGACCAGAGATGGTAAGCTATTTTTCCCAGAAGCCATAGATGTTGATGAGCTGACTGAAAAATTAGCTCAGGAAAACTCAGGAACTAATAACCAAAACAACATGGAACTAAAAACAGAAATTTTAAACGAGGGTAGCGGTGATCAACTAGTCGCCCCCGGTGACAATATCACTGTGGATTATACCGGCACTTTAGAAGATGGCACACAGTTTGATTCTAGTGTTGGCAAAGATCCATTTACCTTTACTATTGGCGAGGGTCAAGTTATCCAAGGTTGGGATCAAGGCTTGATTGGTATGAAAGTTGGCGAAGAAAGAAAGCTCACTATCCCCTCTGATCTAGCGTACGGTTCATACGGTAGCGGTTCGATACCACCTAATGCAACTTTGATCTTTACTGTCAAACTTATTTCTATAAATTCAGGCAACTAA
- the rpmG gene encoding 50S ribosomal protein L33, which translates to MSQDNLAKLECTDCKTINYHSHRNKKTVKERLEMKKYCKKCKKHTMHKETK; encoded by the coding sequence ATGTCACAAGATAATCTAGCCAAACTGGAATGCACTGATTGCAAAACTATCAATTATCACAGTCATCGTAACAAAAAAACAGTCAAAGAAAGACTGGAAATGAAAAAGTATTGCAAAAAGTGCAAGAAACATACTATGCACAAAGAGACTAAATAA
- a CDS encoding chemotaxis protein CheW has product MERKYLTFEMSGQIIALWVLQIKEISDMQNIHLVPNAGDGLLGVFALRGRNIPVFEFRTGEPRISECIIVIKVDAPNLHSFALIVDRPEEVLSIPDDLPRSPIEEKTLRQAVTPACQGIKYQVSHDDRQFWLMDPENILSKEQLARAASLL; this is encoded by the coding sequence ATGGAACGGAAATACCTGACTTTTGAAATGTCCGGACAGATCATTGCACTATGGGTTCTGCAAATTAAAGAAATCTCTGATATGCAAAATATTCATCTGGTACCCAACGCTGGCGACGGTCTGCTGGGCGTGTTCGCATTGCGAGGTCGCAACATACCGGTCTTTGAATTCCGCACTGGCGAGCCGCGAATCAGCGAATGCATCATCGTCATCAAAGTGGATGCACCCAATCTGCATAGTTTCGCGCTGATCGTGGATAGACCCGAAGAGGTCTTGAGTATTCCGGATGATTTGCCTCGCTCGCCGATCGAAGAAAAAACTCTGCGTCAAGCAGTGACGCCGGCTTGTCAAGGTATCAAATACCAGGTCTCCCACGATGACCGCCAATTCTGGCTGATGGATCCTGAGAACATCCTGAGCAAAGAGCAGTTGGCCAGAGCCGCCTCACTGCTCTAG
- a CDS encoding GIY-YIG nuclease family protein encodes MYILKLNSGRFYIGYTKNIKRRLSEHKRKKSYITGREKCFELIYFEAYNEIYPAQEREKKLKQYGSAYHGLLKRLKIR; translated from the coding sequence GTGTATATTTTAAAATTAAATAGCGGCAGATTTTATATAGGTTATACGAAAAATATAAAAAGAAGATTATCTGAACACAAAAGAAAAAAATCTTACATAACTGGCCGAGAAAAATGTTTTGAATTAATCTACTTTGAAGCTTATAATGAGATATACCCAGCTCAAGAAAGAGAGAAAAAACTCAAACAATACGGATCAGCTTATCATGGATTATTAAAAAGGTTAAAAATTCGCTAA